CACCTGTAAATCTAAATTTTCCCCAGCAATGTCAACTAAAGCTGCATCAATGCCATCAACGGAAGTACCACTAATTAAACCAATAGTCAAAGACATAAAATTATTCTTAACTTTTTGATAGCAATCATCCCAGAGATGAGGATATTAACAAATTAGCAAATAATCACACTCCTAGGGGTTTCATACTAATTCCCCAAAATAAAGCTACACATAGACAACAGGGAGCAGGGGGAGAATTATCTGTCGCCGAAATTTAGAGAAATGATATCACATCCGTTATCTGTACCCTTATCCAGGGAAGATGATAACGAAAAATAGCGATAATTCGTGAATTACCGCTATCGCAATGGTTATATAAAAAAATATTGACAAAAATAGCCAATTATGGATATTGAATCAAACCCTACCAGCTAAATTCATTAATTGCTTGATATTAACCAGGTGTAATATTTGGTTTGTCTCATCAACCCGAACCCAACCTTTCTCATCTAACTTTTCGATGATTTTGCTAGTTTCTTCTACACCAATCTCGGTGACATCGGCTAAATCTTTGTAGGGAATGTTGAATATCTCTTTACCCTGGGCTGAATCCTGACCGTAACTTTCACCCAAGGTTACCAAGGTATGAGCTAATTTTACAGCTGGAGGTGAAGACCGCATTTGCAAACGTAAATTTGCATGACGCAAACGTCTGACCATTAATTGCAACATCCGATGATGTAATTGCGGGTCTTTAAAGAGAATTTGAACAAATCTTTCCCTAGAGATACTTAATAATTTTACAGGTGAAAGGGCTATGACATCAGTAGAACGAGGTGATTCGTCTAAAATTGCCATTTCTCCAAAAAAATCACCTTTACCGAGAATTGCTAAAGCCACAGAGTCTTCACCCACTGTACGTCTGACCTTAACCCACCCGGATACAACAAAGTATACAGCGTTACCCCAAGCGTCTTCCATCAGTACAGCACGTCCTGCCGGATACTCGTGTTCAACTGCGACAGTCATCAGCCATTCTAGAGTTTCGGGATTGGCTGTACTCATCAAAGGAAAACGTTCGTTAAAAACCTCTGTCAGCATGAAATGTCTGAGTATAAATTAAGTATATGGTTCCAATCGGGTTTGCAGTTAGATAATTGCAGAACCTGGATGATTGAAGATTATTAATCAGTAATTATAGCTAGTGAGCAGTTCTTTATATAACATACATTGACCGTCACTACTAAACCCATTTGGTCTAGAGTTTTA
The Calothrix sp. 336/3 DNA segment above includes these coding regions:
- a CDS encoding Crp/Fnr family transcriptional regulator codes for the protein MLTEVFNERFPLMSTANPETLEWLMTVAVEHEYPAGRAVLMEDAWGNAVYFVVSGWVKVRRTVGEDSVALAILGKGDFFGEMAILDESPRSTDVIALSPVKLLSISRERFVQILFKDPQLHHRMLQLMVRRLRHANLRLQMRSSPPAVKLAHTLVTLGESYGQDSAQGKEIFNIPYKDLADVTEIGVEETSKIIEKLDEKGWVRVDETNQILHLVNIKQLMNLAGRV